In one window of Amblyomma americanum isolate KBUSLIRL-KWMA chromosome 9, ASM5285725v1, whole genome shotgun sequence DNA:
- the LOC144105191 gene encoding uncharacterized protein LOC144105191, producing MDAPLEDTTTYAQLARDPTLKIETDLQKLLADVLKFVLPDKGYLYNRLLCHNGSAPAIHGVPKVHKKEAPLRPIVDLTRSPLNKLTAYLHRVPAPLEGNTPTHVKASANSIDKLKAAMFCDDHIVVSFDGRSMFTHLPVDFAVEGSKNALNNDLSLPERRSIKTDDLRRLLKFCLSNTYSVFNNTIYKIFGAAMGASISVVCSNLALEAIESRALLSFNPPPRFFLRYIDDCFCVIRQQDAEKFLRHLKSFQGSVEFTMEEDNGRLPFLDVLIE from the coding sequence ATGGACGCCCCTCTGGAAGATACAACGACATACGCCCAGCTGGCCCGAGACCCTACATTGAAAATCGAAACCGACCTGCAAAAGCTTCTTGCTGACGTTTTGAAGTTCGTCCTCCCCGACAAGGGCTACCTTTACAATCGCCTACTTTGTCACAACGGCTCGGCGCCAGCTATACACGGGGTGCCGAAGGTACACAAAAAGGAGGCACCACTTCGCCCGATTGTTGACTTGACACGGTCACCACTGAACAAGTtgacggcatacctccaccgggTACCTGCGCCTTTGGAAGGAAACACGCCTACGCACGTCAAAGCCTCGGCCAACTCCATTGACAAACTGAAGGCTGCGATGTTTTGTGATGATCACATTGTGGTGTCATTCGACGGGAGGTCTATGTTTACACACTTGCCGGTGGACTTCGCAGTCGAGGGTTCCAAAAATGCCCTGAACAACGACCTATCTCTGCCGGAACGTAGGTCCATAAAAACAGACGACCTGCGCCGGCTCCTCAAATTCTGTCTGTCAAACACCTATTCTGTGTTCAACAATACGATATACAAGATCTTCGGGGcagcaatgggagcctccatttcCGTAGTCTGCTCCAACCTGGCCCTAGAAGCGATCGAGAGTCGTGCACTTCTGTCGTTCAACCCAccacctaggtttttcctgcggtacattgacgACTGTTTCTGCGTCATCCGAcaacaggatgcggaaaaatttctacggcacctGAAATCGTTCCAAGGAAGCGTAGAATTTACTATGGAAGAGGAcaatgggcgcctccctttcctcgacgtcctcatcgaGTGA